A single window of Rhodamnia argentea isolate NSW1041297 chromosome 5, ASM2092103v1, whole genome shotgun sequence DNA harbors:
- the LOC125314993 gene encoding germin-like protein subfamily 1 member 14 gives MKFFPTFVLLALASSCAFASDTSPLQDFCVAVNVPNSAVFVNGKFCKDPKLALADDFFFTKFRYPGNTSNQLGSKVTTAFVDQFPGLNTLGIAMARLDFAPYGLNPPHIHPRGTEMLAVMEGTLHVGFVTSNQLNNTLFTKVLTKGDVFVFPQGLIHFQLNIGQTNALAFAFLSSQNPGLITIANSVFASKPPINVDALTKAFQVDNKLINYLQEQNWFDNH, from the coding sequence ATGAAGTTCTTTCCAACATTTGTCCTTTTGGCCTTGGCATCATCGTGTGCCTTTGCCTCTGACACGAGTCCTCTTCAGGACTTCTGTGTCGCGGTCAACGTCCCCAACTCTGCGGTGTTTGTGAATGGGAAGTTCTGCAAGGACCCGAAGCTCGCCTTGGCAGATGatttcttctttacaaagttcaGATATCCAGGGAACACATCGAATCAGCTCGGATCCAAAGTCACGACTGCTTTCGTCGACCAATTCCCAGGACTCAACACACTAGGCATCGCCATGGCCCGCCTTGACTTTGCTCCATACGGTCTGAACCCTCCCCACATTCATCCTCGTGGCACGGAGATGCTGGCGGTCATGGAGGGCACGCTCCACGTCGGTTTCGTGACATCCAACCAATTAAACAACACTCTCTTTACTAAAGTCCTAACCAAAGGAGACGTTTTCGTGTTTCCACAAGGCCTCATTCACTTCCAGCTGAACATTGGACAAACGAATGCACTGGCCTTTGCGTTCTTGAGCAGCCAGAACCCGGGACTCATAACAATCGCGAATTCAGTCTTTGCGTCAAAGCCGCCCATCAATGTCGATGCCCTCACAAAGGCTTTCCAAGTGGACAACAAACTGATCAACTATCTCCAGGAACAGAACTGGTTTGACAACCATTAG
- the LOC125315001 gene encoding germin-like protein subfamily 1 member 7 isoform X2, which yields MKFLPISLLIMALATATALAYDPSALQDFCVAINDPKVFLNGKFCKDPKQVTADDLLFKGFKYPGNSANSLESKVTPAFVDQFPGLNTLGISMARIDFAPGGLNPPHTHPRGTEILVVAEGTLLVGFITSNQLNNTLLTKVLYKGDVFVFPIGLIHFQLNIGNTSALAFATPSSQNPGVITIANAVFGSKPPISADVLTKAFQLDKKVIDYLQAQFWYDHN from the exons ATGAAGTTTTTACCAATTAGCCTTCTCATCATGGCTCTGGCAACCGCCACCGCTCTTGCCTATGACCCGAGTGCTCTTCAAGACTTCTGCGTGGCCATCAATGACCCTAAAG TATTTTTGAATGGAAAGTTTTGCAAGGACCCAAAACAAGTCACAGCAGATGACCTCCTCTTTAAGGGGTTCAAATACCCAGGGAATAGCGCGAACTCGCTCGAATCGAAAGTCACTCCCGCTTTTGTGGACCAATTTCCAGGGCTCAACACTCTCGGCATTTCCATGGCTCGTATCGACTTCGCTCCGGGTGGCCTGaaccctccccacactcaccCTCGTGGGACCGAGATTCTGGTCGTGGCTGAGGGCACACTGCTTGTCGGCTTCATCACATCCAACCAATTGAACAACACACTCCTCACCAAAGTCCTGTACAAAGGGGATGTGTTTGTGTTCCCAATAGGTCTCATTCACTTCCAGCTGAACATCGGAAACACCTCCGCGCTGGCCTTTGCCACTCCGAGCAGCCAAAACCCAGGAGTCATTACCATCGCTAATGCGGTCTTTGGGTCGAAGCCGCCCATTTCGGCGGATGTtctcaccaaggccttccaaCTGGACAAGAAGGTGATTGACTACCTCCAGGCGCAGTTTTGGTACGACCACAACTAA
- the LOC125315001 gene encoding germin-like protein subfamily 1 member 7 isoform X1, whose translation MKFLPISLLIMALATATALAYDPSALQDFCVAMNSVSCAVFLNGKFCKDPKQVTADDLLFKGFKYPGNSANSLESKVTPAFVDQFPGLNTLGISMARIDFAPGGLNPPHTHPRGTEILVVAEGTLLVGFITSNQLNNTLLTKVLYKGDVFVFPIGLIHFQLNIGNTSALAFATPSSQNPGVITIANAVFGSKPPISADVLTKAFQLDKKVIDYLQAQFWYDHN comes from the exons ATGAAGTTTTTACCAATTAGCCTTCTCATCATGGCTCTGGCAACCGCCACCGCTCTTGCCTATGACCCGAGTGCTCTTCAAGACTTCTGCGTGGCC ATGAATTCTGTTTCTTGTGCAGTATTTTTGAATGGAAAGTTTTGCAAGGACCCAAAACAAGTCACAGCAGATGACCTCCTCTTTAAGGGGTTCAAATACCCAGGGAATAGCGCGAACTCGCTCGAATCGAAAGTCACTCCCGCTTTTGTGGACCAATTTCCAGGGCTCAACACTCTCGGCATTTCCATGGCTCGTATCGACTTCGCTCCGGGTGGCCTGaaccctccccacactcaccCTCGTGGGACCGAGATTCTGGTCGTGGCTGAGGGCACACTGCTTGTCGGCTTCATCACATCCAACCAATTGAACAACACACTCCTCACCAAAGTCCTGTACAAAGGGGATGTGTTTGTGTTCCCAATAGGTCTCATTCACTTCCAGCTGAACATCGGAAACACCTCCGCGCTGGCCTTTGCCACTCCGAGCAGCCAAAACCCAGGAGTCATTACCATCGCTAATGCGGTCTTTGGGTCGAAGCCGCCCATTTCGGCGGATGTtctcaccaaggccttccaaCTGGACAAGAAGGTGATTGACTACCTCCAGGCGCAGTTTTGGTACGACCACAACTAA